A window of Mangifera indica cultivar Alphonso chromosome 11, CATAS_Mindica_2.1, whole genome shotgun sequence contains these coding sequences:
- the LOC123229331 gene encoding uncharacterized protein LOC123229331 isoform X2, producing the protein MNSLTVRPSFICQPRSSSTILGSCRPKKLFSLVRFPRKSGTNKGRLASRIEAYDSSSKNDATNSNGSSNDSNSKPPNGSLPPKSRRDILLEYVKNVQPEFMELFVKRAPQQVVDAMRQTVTNMIGTLPPQFFAVTVTTVAENLAQLMYSVMMTGYMFKNAQYRLELQQSLEQVALPEKPDYAPGTQKNVSGEVIRWNNVSGPEKIDAKKYIELLEGEIEELNRQVGRISANGSNELLDYLKSLEPQNLKELTSSAGEDVVLAMNTFIKRLLAVSDPSQMKTTVTETSAPELAKLLYWLMVVGYSIRNIEVRFDMERVLGTPPKLAELPPGENI; encoded by the exons ATGAATTCGTTGACAGTGAGACCTTCCTTCATTTGTCAACCACGTTCGTCTTCAACGATTCTGGGTTCGTGCCGGCCTAAAAAATTGTTCAGTTTAGTCCGTTTCCCGAGAAAGTCCGGGACAAACAAGGGAAGATTGGCTTCAAGAATTGAAGCTTACGATTCTTCTTCAAAAAACGACGCAACGAATAGCAACGGCTCTTCtaatgattcaaattcaaaacctCCCAACGGTTCTctg CCTCCGAAGAGCAGAAGAGATATTCTATTGGAGTATGTGAAAAATGTTCAACCAGAATTCATGGAGCTATTTGTGAAGAGGGCTCCCCAACAG GTAGTTGATGCAATGCGACAAACGGTTACAAATATGATAGGAACGCTACCTCCACAATTTTTCGCTGTAACAGTCACCACT GTTGCTGAGAATCTTGCACAGCTCATGTACAGTGTAATGATGACTGGTTATATGTTTAAGAATGCACAGTACAGATTGGAATTGCAACAGAGTTTGGAGCAAGTCGCTCTTCCAGAG AAGCCAGATTATGCACCTGGTACGCAAAAGAATGTTTCTGGTGAAGTTATAAGGTGGAATAATGTTTCTGGTCCAGAGAAAATTGATGCTAAAAAGTACATTGAGTTACTTGAAGGAGAGATTGAGGAGTTGAATCGTCAAGTAGGCAGAATCTCTGCTAATGGTTCAAATGAGTTGTTAGACTATCTTAAGTCTCTTGAGCCTCAGAATCTTAAG GAGTTGACCAGTAGCGCTGGAGAGGATGTTGTGCTTGCTATGAACACATTCATTAAGCGTCTTTTGGCTGTTTCAGATCCTAGCCAAATGAAG ACAACTGTGACTGAAACCAGTGCGCCAGAACTTGCCAAGCTGCTATATTGGCTGATGGTTGTTGGGTACAGTATCCGCAACATTGAAGTCCGATTTGACATGGAACGAGTTCTCGGCACTCCTCCAAAGCTTGCAGAGTTACCTCCTGGGGAAAACATTTAG
- the LOC123229331 gene encoding uncharacterized protein LOC123229331 isoform X1: protein MNSLTVRPSFICQPRSSSTILGSCRPKKLFSLVRFPRKSGTNKGRLASRIEAYDSSSKNDATNSNGSSNDSNSKPPNGSLPPKSRRDILLEYVKNVQPEFMELFVKRAPQQVVDAMRQTVTNMIGTLPPQFFAVTVTTVAENLAQLMYSVMMTGYMFKNAQYRLELQQSLEQVALPEVQDKEKPDYAPGTQKNVSGEVIRWNNVSGPEKIDAKKYIELLEGEIEELNRQVGRISANGSNELLDYLKSLEPQNLKELTSSAGEDVVLAMNTFIKRLLAVSDPSQMKTTVTETSAPELAKLLYWLMVVGYSIRNIEVRFDMERVLGTPPKLAELPPGENI, encoded by the exons ATGAATTCGTTGACAGTGAGACCTTCCTTCATTTGTCAACCACGTTCGTCTTCAACGATTCTGGGTTCGTGCCGGCCTAAAAAATTGTTCAGTTTAGTCCGTTTCCCGAGAAAGTCCGGGACAAACAAGGGAAGATTGGCTTCAAGAATTGAAGCTTACGATTCTTCTTCAAAAAACGACGCAACGAATAGCAACGGCTCTTCtaatgattcaaattcaaaacctCCCAACGGTTCTctg CCTCCGAAGAGCAGAAGAGATATTCTATTGGAGTATGTGAAAAATGTTCAACCAGAATTCATGGAGCTATTTGTGAAGAGGGCTCCCCAACAG GTAGTTGATGCAATGCGACAAACGGTTACAAATATGATAGGAACGCTACCTCCACAATTTTTCGCTGTAACAGTCACCACT GTTGCTGAGAATCTTGCACAGCTCATGTACAGTGTAATGATGACTGGTTATATGTTTAAGAATGCACAGTACAGATTGGAATTGCAACAGAGTTTGGAGCAAGTCGCTCTTCCAGAGGTGCAAGATAAAGAG AAGCCAGATTATGCACCTGGTACGCAAAAGAATGTTTCTGGTGAAGTTATAAGGTGGAATAATGTTTCTGGTCCAGAGAAAATTGATGCTAAAAAGTACATTGAGTTACTTGAAGGAGAGATTGAGGAGTTGAATCGTCAAGTAGGCAGAATCTCTGCTAATGGTTCAAATGAGTTGTTAGACTATCTTAAGTCTCTTGAGCCTCAGAATCTTAAG GAGTTGACCAGTAGCGCTGGAGAGGATGTTGTGCTTGCTATGAACACATTCATTAAGCGTCTTTTGGCTGTTTCAGATCCTAGCCAAATGAAG ACAACTGTGACTGAAACCAGTGCGCCAGAACTTGCCAAGCTGCTATATTGGCTGATGGTTGTTGGGTACAGTATCCGCAACATTGAAGTCCGATTTGACATGGAACGAGTTCTCGGCACTCCTCCAAAGCTTGCAGAGTTACCTCCTGGGGAAAACATTTAG
- the LOC123229330 gene encoding pentatricopeptide repeat-containing protein At1g76280 isoform X3: MRRWRIPYQRIANTLCEAKLHENGPRNVALKLELSTLTTSGHGKKSITKSMQLQIVGALCRGERSTASSLLSNLACKNQLLGANDFVHILQHCARSPDPLFAMETWRMTEEKEIGLNNRCYLLMIQSLCKGGYLDEAFNLINFLGENHGLHRFLPMYNCFLEACAKMQSMIHVNLCLELMERQMVGKNEGTYRELLELAVQQQNLSAVHEIWKHYIKHYNLSIPYLRNFTWSFSRLNDLNSAYETLQHMVALAMKRRLYIDRNYKRRMYFLRLDIPIPSNLPLSSQKVDLEKYEDVFALKMDTDTRNNEQSINFNRGISEAGSVKLCMKNKFNIRRVLRSSSIRPVLRLSFSNLIRACAQTQNSALAEKLMLQMQNLGLQPSSTAYDGFIRATVSERGIINSMEVLKIMQQKNLKPHDSTLQTLSIESSKALELDLAEALMDQISILKNLRPINAFLAACDTMDQPERAISMFAKMKQLKLQPNRRTYELLFSLFASVNAPHEEGNRLSQADCMKRIKLIEMDMAKNGVQHSHLSMNNLLKALGAEGMMREMIQYLHVAENLFSRSNTYLLTPIYNTVLHSLVEAHDIHTAIKVFQNMKYCSVPSNGATYVIMIDCCSSLRCFKSACALVSLMLREGYNLETMTYTALIKVLLEQEDFDEALNLLDQVSTEGIQRDIPLYNTFLKKAFAKGRTDVMEYIIEHMRQNGVQPDATTCWYMFGGYVERGFYSTAVEALQVLSVRMLCENGNTTQEKRIEFEDLILADDVEAESRILQFYKDSDWNIIAALLQLRWCAIMGFPTYWSTDQSLWSKRLSSLV, encoded by the exons ATGCGTAG ATGGAGGATTCCATATCAGCGAATTGCTAACACTTTATGTGAAGCAAAGTTACATGAAAAT ggaCCTAGAAATGTTGCTCTTAAATTGGAGTTATCCACTCTTACGACCTCAG GCCATGGAAAAAAATCGATTACAAAGTCTATGCAATTGCAAATTGTTGGTGCGCTCTGCAGAGGTGAGAGAAGCACAGCGTCCTCTCTACTTTCAAATCTTGCCTGCAAAAATCAGTTGCTAGGTGCCAATGATTTTGTTCATATTCTTCAGCACTGTGCAAGATCACCGGATCCTCTG TTTGCCATGGAGACCTGGAGAATGACCGAAGAAAAAGAGATTGGCCTGAATAACAGATGCTACCTACTCATGATACAATCTCTCTGTAAAGGGGGTTACTTGGATGAG GCTTTTAATCTGATTAATTTTCTTGGAGAAAATCATGGCCTTCATCGTTTTCTTCCCATGTACAATTGTTTCTTGGAGGCCTGTGCAAAAATGCAAAGTATGATTCATGTGAATCTATGTTTGGAGTTGATGGAGAGGCAAATGGTAGGCAAGAATGAAGGTACATATAGAGAACTTCTTGAG ctTGCGGTTCAGCAGCAAAATCTGTCTGCAGTCCATGAAATTTGGAAGCACTATATTAAACACTACAATCTCAGTATACCTTATCTCCGAAATTTTACTTGGTCCTTTTCAAGGTTGAATGATTTAAACTCTGCATATGAAACATTACAACACATGGTAGCTTTAGCCATGAAGAGAAGGCTTTATATTGATAGGAATTATAAAAGAAGGATGTATTTTTTAAGATTGGACATCCCTATTCCTTCAAATCTCCCATTGAGCTCACAGAAAGTTGACTTGGAGAAGTATGAAGATGTTTTTGCATTGAAAATGGACACTGATACCAGAAACAATGAAcaatccattaattttaacagggGAATCAGTGAAGCTGGAAGTGTTAAATTatgtatgaaaaataaatttaatatcagGCGTGTTTTGAGATCGTCTTCTATCAGGCCTGTTTTGAGATTGTCTTTCAGTAATTTAATAAGAGCATGTGCACAAACTCAGAATAGTGCACTAGCGGAGAAGTTAATGTTGCAG ATGCAAAATCTTGGGTTGCAACCATCAAGCACAGCATATGATGGCTTTATTAGAGCTACTGTTTCTGAAAGAGGTATCATCAATAGCATGGAAGTG TTGAAGATAATGCAACAGAAGAATTTGAAGCCTCATGATTCAACACTTCAAACCCTTTCAATTGAATCCAGCAAAGCTTTAGAACTTGACTTGGCTGAGGCTCTAATGGATCAAATTTCTATATTGAAGAATCTCCGTCCTATCAATGCTTTCCTTGCCGCATGTGACACCATG GATCAACCTGAGCGTGCCATTTCTATGTTCGCTAAAATGAAGCAATTAAAACTCCAGCCAAATCGAAGGACCTATGAGCttctgttttctttatttgcttcTGTGAATGCCCCCCATGAAGAGGGCAATAGGTTGTCACAGGCAGACtgtatgaaaaggataaaaCTCATAGAGATGGATATGGCAAAGAACGGTGTTCAGCACAGTCATTTATCAATGAATAACTTG CTTAAAGCCCTTGGAGCAGAGGGAATGATGAGAGAGATGATCCAGTATTTACATGTGGCAGAGAACCTTTTCAGTCGGAGTAACACTTATCTGTTAACACCCATCTATAATACAGTGTTGCATTCACTTGTTGAAGCTCATGAT ATTCACACAGCAATAAAAGTAtttcaaaatatgaaatattgtaGTGTCCCGTCAAATGGTGCAACTTACGTTATAATGATAGATTGTTGTAGCAGTTTAAGATGCTTCAAATCAGCTTGTGCACTAGTTTCCTTGATGTTGCGTGAGGGATATAATTTGGAGACAATGACATATACTGCtttaataaag GTCCTGTTGGAGCAGGAAGATTTTGATGAAGCATTAAATCTGTTGGATCAAGTGAGCACAGAAGGGATTCAACGTGATATTCCATTGTACAATACCTTTCTTAAAAAGGCATTTGCAAAG GGAAGGACTGATGTAATGGAATATATTATTGAGCATATGCGACAAAATGGAGTACAGCCTGATGCAACAACCTGCTGGTACATGTTTGGTGGATATGTGGAGCGTGGCTTCTACAGCACGGCTGTAGAAGCATTGCAGGTCCTGAGCGTGCGAATGCTTTGTGAAAATGGTAACACTACACAAGAAAAGAGGATAGAATTTGAGGATCTCATCCTTGCTGACGATGTAGAAGCTGAGTCAAGAATACTTCAGTTTTACAAAGATTCTGACTGGAATATTATTGCTGCGCTTTTGCAATTAAGATGGTGCGCTATAATGGGGTTCCCAACTTACTGGTCAACTGATCAAAGTCTATGGAGCAAGCGGCTCTCAAGCTTAGTATAA
- the LOC123229330 gene encoding pentatricopeptide repeat-containing protein At1g76280 isoform X2 → MRRSLWRIPYQRIANTLCEAKLHENGPRNVALKLELSTLTTSGHGKKSITKSMQLQIVGALCRGERSTASSLLSNLACKNQLLGANDFVHILQHCARSPDPLFAMETWRMTEEKEIGLNNRCYLLMIQSLCKGGYLDEAFNLINFLGENHGLHRFLPMYNCFLEACAKMQSMIHVNLCLELMERQMVGKNEGTYRELLELAVQQQNLSAVHEIWKHYIKHYNLSIPYLRNFTWSFSRLNDLNSAYETLQHMVALAMKRRLYIDRNYKRRMYFLRLDIPIPSNLPLSSQKVDLEKYEDVFALKMDTDTRNNEQSINFNRGISEAGSVKLCMKNKFNIRRVLRSSSIRPVLRLSFSNLIRACAQTQNSALAEKLMLQMQNLGLQPSSTAYDGFIRATVSERGIINSMEVLKIMQQKNLKPHDSTLQTLSIESSKALELDLAEALMDQISILKNLRPINAFLAACDTMDQPERAISMFAKMKQLKLQPNRRTYELLFSLFASVNAPHEEGNRLSQADCMKRIKLIEMDMAKNGVQHSHLSMNNLLKALGAEGMMREMIQYLHVAENLFSRSNTYLLTPIYNTVLHSLVEAHDIHTAIKVFQNMKYCSVPSNGATYVIMIDCCSSLRCFKSACALVSLMLREGYNLETMTYTALIKVLLEQEDFDEALNLLDQVSTEGIQRDIPLYNTFLKKAFAKGRTDVMEYIIEHMRQNGVQPDATTCWYMFGGYVERGFYSTAVEALQVLSVRMLCENGNTTQEKRIEFEDLILADDVEAESRILQFYKDSDWNIIAALLQLRWCAIMGFPTYWSTDQSLWSKRLSSLV, encoded by the exons ATGCGTAGGTCTCT ATGGAGGATTCCATATCAGCGAATTGCTAACACTTTATGTGAAGCAAAGTTACATGAAAAT ggaCCTAGAAATGTTGCTCTTAAATTGGAGTTATCCACTCTTACGACCTCAG GCCATGGAAAAAAATCGATTACAAAGTCTATGCAATTGCAAATTGTTGGTGCGCTCTGCAGAGGTGAGAGAAGCACAGCGTCCTCTCTACTTTCAAATCTTGCCTGCAAAAATCAGTTGCTAGGTGCCAATGATTTTGTTCATATTCTTCAGCACTGTGCAAGATCACCGGATCCTCTG TTTGCCATGGAGACCTGGAGAATGACCGAAGAAAAAGAGATTGGCCTGAATAACAGATGCTACCTACTCATGATACAATCTCTCTGTAAAGGGGGTTACTTGGATGAG GCTTTTAATCTGATTAATTTTCTTGGAGAAAATCATGGCCTTCATCGTTTTCTTCCCATGTACAATTGTTTCTTGGAGGCCTGTGCAAAAATGCAAAGTATGATTCATGTGAATCTATGTTTGGAGTTGATGGAGAGGCAAATGGTAGGCAAGAATGAAGGTACATATAGAGAACTTCTTGAG ctTGCGGTTCAGCAGCAAAATCTGTCTGCAGTCCATGAAATTTGGAAGCACTATATTAAACACTACAATCTCAGTATACCTTATCTCCGAAATTTTACTTGGTCCTTTTCAAGGTTGAATGATTTAAACTCTGCATATGAAACATTACAACACATGGTAGCTTTAGCCATGAAGAGAAGGCTTTATATTGATAGGAATTATAAAAGAAGGATGTATTTTTTAAGATTGGACATCCCTATTCCTTCAAATCTCCCATTGAGCTCACAGAAAGTTGACTTGGAGAAGTATGAAGATGTTTTTGCATTGAAAATGGACACTGATACCAGAAACAATGAAcaatccattaattttaacagggGAATCAGTGAAGCTGGAAGTGTTAAATTatgtatgaaaaataaatttaatatcagGCGTGTTTTGAGATCGTCTTCTATCAGGCCTGTTTTGAGATTGTCTTTCAGTAATTTAATAAGAGCATGTGCACAAACTCAGAATAGTGCACTAGCGGAGAAGTTAATGTTGCAG ATGCAAAATCTTGGGTTGCAACCATCAAGCACAGCATATGATGGCTTTATTAGAGCTACTGTTTCTGAAAGAGGTATCATCAATAGCATGGAAGTG TTGAAGATAATGCAACAGAAGAATTTGAAGCCTCATGATTCAACACTTCAAACCCTTTCAATTGAATCCAGCAAAGCTTTAGAACTTGACTTGGCTGAGGCTCTAATGGATCAAATTTCTATATTGAAGAATCTCCGTCCTATCAATGCTTTCCTTGCCGCATGTGACACCATG GATCAACCTGAGCGTGCCATTTCTATGTTCGCTAAAATGAAGCAATTAAAACTCCAGCCAAATCGAAGGACCTATGAGCttctgttttctttatttgcttcTGTGAATGCCCCCCATGAAGAGGGCAATAGGTTGTCACAGGCAGACtgtatgaaaaggataaaaCTCATAGAGATGGATATGGCAAAGAACGGTGTTCAGCACAGTCATTTATCAATGAATAACTTG CTTAAAGCCCTTGGAGCAGAGGGAATGATGAGAGAGATGATCCAGTATTTACATGTGGCAGAGAACCTTTTCAGTCGGAGTAACACTTATCTGTTAACACCCATCTATAATACAGTGTTGCATTCACTTGTTGAAGCTCATGAT ATTCACACAGCAATAAAAGTAtttcaaaatatgaaatattgtaGTGTCCCGTCAAATGGTGCAACTTACGTTATAATGATAGATTGTTGTAGCAGTTTAAGATGCTTCAAATCAGCTTGTGCACTAGTTTCCTTGATGTTGCGTGAGGGATATAATTTGGAGACAATGACATATACTGCtttaataaag GTCCTGTTGGAGCAGGAAGATTTTGATGAAGCATTAAATCTGTTGGATCAAGTGAGCACAGAAGGGATTCAACGTGATATTCCATTGTACAATACCTTTCTTAAAAAGGCATTTGCAAAG GGAAGGACTGATGTAATGGAATATATTATTGAGCATATGCGACAAAATGGAGTACAGCCTGATGCAACAACCTGCTGGTACATGTTTGGTGGATATGTGGAGCGTGGCTTCTACAGCACGGCTGTAGAAGCATTGCAGGTCCTGAGCGTGCGAATGCTTTGTGAAAATGGTAACACTACACAAGAAAAGAGGATAGAATTTGAGGATCTCATCCTTGCTGACGATGTAGAAGCTGAGTCAAGAATACTTCAGTTTTACAAAGATTCTGACTGGAATATTATTGCTGCGCTTTTGCAATTAAGATGGTGCGCTATAATGGGGTTCCCAACTTACTGGTCAACTGATCAAAGTCTATGGAGCAAGCGGCTCTCAAGCTTAGTATAA
- the LOC123229330 gene encoding pentatricopeptide repeat-containing protein At1g76280 isoform X1 has translation MSSDSLIRKSEKNAWRIPYQRIANTLCEAKLHENGPRNVALKLELSTLTTSGHGKKSITKSMQLQIVGALCRGERSTASSLLSNLACKNQLLGANDFVHILQHCARSPDPLFAMETWRMTEEKEIGLNNRCYLLMIQSLCKGGYLDEAFNLINFLGENHGLHRFLPMYNCFLEACAKMQSMIHVNLCLELMERQMVGKNEGTYRELLELAVQQQNLSAVHEIWKHYIKHYNLSIPYLRNFTWSFSRLNDLNSAYETLQHMVALAMKRRLYIDRNYKRRMYFLRLDIPIPSNLPLSSQKVDLEKYEDVFALKMDTDTRNNEQSINFNRGISEAGSVKLCMKNKFNIRRVLRSSSIRPVLRLSFSNLIRACAQTQNSALAEKLMLQMQNLGLQPSSTAYDGFIRATVSERGIINSMEVLKIMQQKNLKPHDSTLQTLSIESSKALELDLAEALMDQISILKNLRPINAFLAACDTMDQPERAISMFAKMKQLKLQPNRRTYELLFSLFASVNAPHEEGNRLSQADCMKRIKLIEMDMAKNGVQHSHLSMNNLLKALGAEGMMREMIQYLHVAENLFSRSNTYLLTPIYNTVLHSLVEAHDIHTAIKVFQNMKYCSVPSNGATYVIMIDCCSSLRCFKSACALVSLMLREGYNLETMTYTALIKVLLEQEDFDEALNLLDQVSTEGIQRDIPLYNTFLKKAFAKGRTDVMEYIIEHMRQNGVQPDATTCWYMFGGYVERGFYSTAVEALQVLSVRMLCENGNTTQEKRIEFEDLILADDVEAESRILQFYKDSDWNIIAALLQLRWCAIMGFPTYWSTDQSLWSKRLSSLV, from the exons ATGAGCTCAGATTCATTAATAAGGAAATCTGAAAAGAATGC ATGGAGGATTCCATATCAGCGAATTGCTAACACTTTATGTGAAGCAAAGTTACATGAAAAT ggaCCTAGAAATGTTGCTCTTAAATTGGAGTTATCCACTCTTACGACCTCAG GCCATGGAAAAAAATCGATTACAAAGTCTATGCAATTGCAAATTGTTGGTGCGCTCTGCAGAGGTGAGAGAAGCACAGCGTCCTCTCTACTTTCAAATCTTGCCTGCAAAAATCAGTTGCTAGGTGCCAATGATTTTGTTCATATTCTTCAGCACTGTGCAAGATCACCGGATCCTCTG TTTGCCATGGAGACCTGGAGAATGACCGAAGAAAAAGAGATTGGCCTGAATAACAGATGCTACCTACTCATGATACAATCTCTCTGTAAAGGGGGTTACTTGGATGAG GCTTTTAATCTGATTAATTTTCTTGGAGAAAATCATGGCCTTCATCGTTTTCTTCCCATGTACAATTGTTTCTTGGAGGCCTGTGCAAAAATGCAAAGTATGATTCATGTGAATCTATGTTTGGAGTTGATGGAGAGGCAAATGGTAGGCAAGAATGAAGGTACATATAGAGAACTTCTTGAG ctTGCGGTTCAGCAGCAAAATCTGTCTGCAGTCCATGAAATTTGGAAGCACTATATTAAACACTACAATCTCAGTATACCTTATCTCCGAAATTTTACTTGGTCCTTTTCAAGGTTGAATGATTTAAACTCTGCATATGAAACATTACAACACATGGTAGCTTTAGCCATGAAGAGAAGGCTTTATATTGATAGGAATTATAAAAGAAGGATGTATTTTTTAAGATTGGACATCCCTATTCCTTCAAATCTCCCATTGAGCTCACAGAAAGTTGACTTGGAGAAGTATGAAGATGTTTTTGCATTGAAAATGGACACTGATACCAGAAACAATGAAcaatccattaattttaacagggGAATCAGTGAAGCTGGAAGTGTTAAATTatgtatgaaaaataaatttaatatcagGCGTGTTTTGAGATCGTCTTCTATCAGGCCTGTTTTGAGATTGTCTTTCAGTAATTTAATAAGAGCATGTGCACAAACTCAGAATAGTGCACTAGCGGAGAAGTTAATGTTGCAG ATGCAAAATCTTGGGTTGCAACCATCAAGCACAGCATATGATGGCTTTATTAGAGCTACTGTTTCTGAAAGAGGTATCATCAATAGCATGGAAGTG TTGAAGATAATGCAACAGAAGAATTTGAAGCCTCATGATTCAACACTTCAAACCCTTTCAATTGAATCCAGCAAAGCTTTAGAACTTGACTTGGCTGAGGCTCTAATGGATCAAATTTCTATATTGAAGAATCTCCGTCCTATCAATGCTTTCCTTGCCGCATGTGACACCATG GATCAACCTGAGCGTGCCATTTCTATGTTCGCTAAAATGAAGCAATTAAAACTCCAGCCAAATCGAAGGACCTATGAGCttctgttttctttatttgcttcTGTGAATGCCCCCCATGAAGAGGGCAATAGGTTGTCACAGGCAGACtgtatgaaaaggataaaaCTCATAGAGATGGATATGGCAAAGAACGGTGTTCAGCACAGTCATTTATCAATGAATAACTTG CTTAAAGCCCTTGGAGCAGAGGGAATGATGAGAGAGATGATCCAGTATTTACATGTGGCAGAGAACCTTTTCAGTCGGAGTAACACTTATCTGTTAACACCCATCTATAATACAGTGTTGCATTCACTTGTTGAAGCTCATGAT ATTCACACAGCAATAAAAGTAtttcaaaatatgaaatattgtaGTGTCCCGTCAAATGGTGCAACTTACGTTATAATGATAGATTGTTGTAGCAGTTTAAGATGCTTCAAATCAGCTTGTGCACTAGTTTCCTTGATGTTGCGTGAGGGATATAATTTGGAGACAATGACATATACTGCtttaataaag GTCCTGTTGGAGCAGGAAGATTTTGATGAAGCATTAAATCTGTTGGATCAAGTGAGCACAGAAGGGATTCAACGTGATATTCCATTGTACAATACCTTTCTTAAAAAGGCATTTGCAAAG GGAAGGACTGATGTAATGGAATATATTATTGAGCATATGCGACAAAATGGAGTACAGCCTGATGCAACAACCTGCTGGTACATGTTTGGTGGATATGTGGAGCGTGGCTTCTACAGCACGGCTGTAGAAGCATTGCAGGTCCTGAGCGTGCGAATGCTTTGTGAAAATGGTAACACTACACAAGAAAAGAGGATAGAATTTGAGGATCTCATCCTTGCTGACGATGTAGAAGCTGAGTCAAGAATACTTCAGTTTTACAAAGATTCTGACTGGAATATTATTGCTGCGCTTTTGCAATTAAGATGGTGCGCTATAATGGGGTTCCCAACTTACTGGTCAACTGATCAAAGTCTATGGAGCAAGCGGCTCTCAAGCTTAGTATAA